A portion of the Glandiceps talaboti chromosome 13, keGlaTala1.1, whole genome shotgun sequence genome contains these proteins:
- the LOC144444677 gene encoding uncharacterized protein LOC144444677 — protein MALLDKVSWSETSYTIRQVVEHFRLPKIFKVTRGVYGTEDTGSLANLQVVRIHQQYKQQRVIAADERGRHFSVPVDYDIPFEVVTGTSSKPESKYLSEILREHSLPKKVRFSNQMELEAWYIDNNVRVDNDFGSFTLMKVYDETYLHANAINNGVLHEAILLIPAYVKFEFCVAEGLQNGNVKEWADLKQGYDVIVKEKVDFSIKSGNRDISMYDFTRKVSENRFDYEHIEPNKTIRIRSRKSRLYEYNVDSEEKKTMNDSKMEFRQAAPRPLPPTPSTDYESPLGTDDGVTLLKKVPRAEMPKNDFSQKKKTPKKPEKGEQNRLGPKRGGKSDKKFKTLQEVPSDLTKLSVNQVCNLLQLLELGSITKVFDEKNIDGFELRKLSANQMVDVMGVSRADALRITTFVMENHKPKKKSSFSFF, from the exons atgGCTTTATTAGACAAAGTCAGTTGGTCGGAGACTTCGTACACCATTCGACAAGTTGTTGAGCATTTCCGATTGCccaaaatattcaaagttacaagGGGTGTGTATGGAACGGAAGATACGGGGTCACTCGCCAATCTTCAG GTTGTTAGAATTCACCAACAATATAAGCAGCAGCGAGTGATAGCAGCGGACGAGAGGGGGCGGCATTTTAGTGTACCAGTTGATTATGACATTCCTTTTGAAGTGGTGACAGGGACCTCATCAA AACCTGAATCTAAGTATTTGTCTGAAATACTACGTGAACACAGCCTACCTAAGAAAGTGCGGTTCTCCAACCAGATGGAACTTGAAGCCTGGTACATTGACAATAATGTGAGAGTTGACAATGACTTTGGCTCGTTTACATTGATGAAGGTATATGACGAGACTTATCTACATGCAAATGCTATCAATAATG GTGTCCTTCATGAAGCCATACTTTTAATTCCTGCCTACGTCAAGTTTGAATTCTGTGTTGCTGAAGGACTGCAAAACGGTAATGTCAAGGAGTGGGCTGATTTGAAACAGGGCTATGACGTCATCGTAAAGGAGAAAGTTGACTTCAGCATAAAGAGCGGAAATAGAG ataTTTCTATGTATGATTTTACACGCAAAGTTTCTGAGAATCGCTTTGACTACGAACATATTGAACCCAACAAGACAATCAGAATCAGATCACGGAAATCTCGTCTTTATGAATACAACGTTGATTCAGAAGAGAAGAAAACTATGAACGACAGCAAAATGGAATTTCGGCAAGCAGCACCGCGACCCCTACCGCCCACACCATCAACGGATTACGAATCACCTCTAGGCACAGACGATGGCGTCACTTTGTTGAAGAAAGTCCCACGCGCAGAGATGCCAAAAAATGATTTCAGCCAAAAGAAAAAGACTCCTAAAAAGCCCGAGAAAGGGGAGCAGAATAGACTTGGTCCAAAAAGAGGAGGTAAATCTGATAAGAAATTTAAAACTCTTCAAGAAGTTCCGTCAGATTTGACAAAGCTTTCAGTCAATCAAGTGTGTAATCTTCTGCAACTGTTGGAGCTCGGATCCATCACAAAAGTGTTCGACGAGAAAAACATTGACGGGTTTGAGCTGAGAAAACTGAGTGCCAATCAAATGGTGGATGTTATGGGCGTATCAAGAGCTGATGCTTTGCGGATTACAACATTCGTCATGGAAAACCACAAACCAAAGAAAAAGTCGTCATTTTCGTTCTTCTAA